One Oncorhynchus mykiss isolate Arlee chromosome 9, USDA_OmykA_1.1, whole genome shotgun sequence genomic window, tagattgatgaggattttatttgatccattttagaataagtctgtaacgtaacaaaatgtgggtctgaatactttccgaatgcattgtatagcTGTGTTAAAATGTAATCTACTCACATGTTCTTTGTAATGAGCACTTCTGGTGAGCTTTGATTGGAGGAGTTCTCAGACTTTGGGTCCTGAGAGGCATGGTCACTGTCAGGAGTCTTCTGTGTGCCAGGTAAACACTCCCTACCGCTGTGGCTGCTGCTGAGTGGGGAGTGGACAGGGCGATAGATGGATACAGGGACAGGGCGATAGATGGATACAGGGACAGGGCGATAGGTGGATACAGGGACAGGGCGATAGATGGATACAGGGACAGGGCGATAGATGGATACAGGGACAGGGCGATAGATGGATACAGGGACAGGGCGATAGATGGATACAGGGCCAGGGCGATAGGTGGATACAGGGACAGGGCGATAGGTGGATACAGGGACAGGGCGATAGGTGGATACAGGGACAGGGCGATAGATGGATACAGGGACAGGGCGATAGATGGATACAGGGACAGGGCGATAGATGGATACAGGGCCAGGGCGATAGGTGGATACAGGGACAGGGCGATAGGTGGATACAGGGACAGGGCGATAGGTGGATACAGGGACAGGGCGATAGATGGATACAGGGACAGGGCGATAGATGGATACAGGGACAGGGCGATAGATGGATACAGGGACAGGGCGATAGATGGATACAGGGACAGGGCGATAGATGGATACAGGGACAGGGCGATAGATGgatacagggacagggacagggacagggtgaTAGATACAGGCACAGGATCAGGACATCAGACAGAAACACAGGATATTATACCTAACATATAATGGGTATCATAACCATTAACCCCCTTGgagtttttcacattttgttgcgtgACAAAGTGTGATTTAAATAGATTTAATTTAGATCTACACCagatactccataatgtcaaagtgaaaagaaaTTATACATAttttaacaaattaataaaaatataaTAACTAAAATGTAGATCAGGAGTAAAAATCTGTCTCaacataagttacatggactgaAATGTGTGAAATAATTGGGCTAAACATGATTTTTTATTGACTACCCCTTCCTCTGttccccatacatacaacatctgtaaggtccctcagtcaagtattacatttcaagcacagactcaactacaaagaccatggagcttttcaaaagcctcaaagaagggcagtgattggtagatagataacaataacaaatcagacattgaatatctcttttagcatggtcaagttaataattctGCTGTGGaagtattaaaccacccagacacaacaAAGATACAattgtccttctgaactgagctgcaggacaggaagaaaactgctcagggatgtcaccatgaggccattggtgattttaaaacagttcaatggctgtgataggagaaaacaggatggattaacaacattgtagtcaaaataataatacatatacagAATAAAAAGGCACAAAAGTAATCCtgcaaaaaaacacaacaaaggaATACTTTTTTGGCCtaaatgtttggggcaaatccaagaCAACACATCTCTGAgaaactgcctccttattttcaagcatggtggtggctgcatcatggtatgggtatgcttgacatcagcAACGACTGCagagtttttcagaataaaaataaactggatggagctaagcacagacaaaatcctagagcaaAACGTCCTTCAGTCTGATTTACACCACTGGGTAGAGGAATTTACCTTTAATCAATGGCCTACAACACAAggctaaatctacactggagttgcttagcaagaagacagtgaatgttcctgtggCCAAGTTAtagttgacttaaatctgcttgaaaatctatggcaagacatgaaaattgctgtctatccatgatccccaacacctgacagagcttgaagaatatgtGAAAAAAGAATGgccaaatattgcacaatccaggtgtgcaaagctcttagagacttacccaagaaagTGTTTCTAACATGGACTGACTCAGGGAGGTAAATACTTGTCTAATCAacgtatattagtgttttatttttcataaattaAAACATTATGTAAAAACGTTATGATagcatttttcttccactttgacattatagagcATTCCAAAAACATCACAATTAAATTAATTTAAATCCCACATcttaacgcaacaaaatgtgaataCTTATGATACCCACTGTATCAACATCATATACAAACATCTATCAACATGTTATGTGACTAGGTCACACTTACATTTTCTGGTGGACTTCCTGGATATTCTCAATACCGATGGCACTGCTGCGTCTGGCGCTAAAGGGACCAGACTTTTTCCTGGTTGGACTCTTCCCAGGGATGATCAGAGACTGACAGGACAAGAAGAAAACAACCAGTGAGCATCCATGACACCATAtctttcacaataacagcatatCAATAGCCAAGAACATGGTCTCTGTCTTTAATGTGGTGGTTATTGCATCGTTATGCTCTGTTCATTTGTTTCTAGTACGTTAGGTGTTGTTACACAGTATGTCATCCCTTGTGTTTTACAAATATCATGACTTTCCAGGTATTGTATCATTATTCACTGTAAATCGTGAGACAATTTAACCGTCTCTGCGGAAAGTACAAGATGTTCTATCTTGCATTAGAATGAATCATTTTTATCAGGCTACGTACAGAGTAACCATTCTTATGCCTTGGAGTTGTGGCTAACAGAGATAAGAAAACATTCGAATATGCACTTAGAGTCTTAGCAACAAGCCCCAGTTCCACTCAGATTGGCTAGCGAGAGCAGAGCATGAGATGAAAGATGAGTTGTAGTGCTCCAGGGCTTACCACTAAAATGTGCTTTCTGACTGAACACTTTGTTCACTCAATCTCCCTTTGTAAGCTCTCAAAATAAGGACTTGAAAAATAGCTTGTGTCTAATGTGGGCTTCAAAGAGCTTGAAAAGAATCTATGTTCTCTAAACCATTAATATTCATAGTTTTAAACAAATGGACAATTAGCTAAACAAGATTTACATGTTGATAGATATGCTTGTGGAGACTACAGAGGGTgaaaacacaatacaatataataacaAAACAAGGAAATATGCTAAAAGAAGACCAGTTAAGTGACGGCTATGGGCATTAAATGGACCACTTGTCTCTATGCACTTATACAAAACGTTATTTGTGCTAGTGTTGtacctacagtatatctgatGTCATATGGATCAAAGGCTAGTGTACAGTGTGTTATGTAGTTCAACCAGTTGAGCGAGGCAAGTCATTTCACAAGCCTCAGTCATACCATAGCTTTAAAATAGGTGTATAATACTCTATAGATGCAATCTCCTGCTAAGACATTCACATATTTCATAATATGAGTCGTCCTTCTGCATTTCTGGAGGGGTTGCCCTGGAATCCTAAAATTGTGGTTCACTGACCAACCACAGGAAAAGTGTTTGTCAGGATGCAGTGTAGTCATGCTGAGAAATAAGacacagagaagaagagaaggaaggagggagtagTTAGAATTAGATATGAACCTCTTCTACTGTTCCTATCCCTATGGCACTGCCTCGACGTCCATGTTTACTGGGACTTTTCCCTGGGACAAGCAATGACTGagtcatacagagagagagagagagagagagagcgagagagagagaaacaccatgAGATTAATTACATGCAGCAAGTTACTGTTTGTTAATAAAACAAAATACATTAAAGCATGTGTTATATCTGAACTTTACAAATAAAAGCACAGTTTTAAAatatagacagagagtgagacttTGGGCACCACGGGTGTGACACAGACAGTGAAATAGGGAGACACACTTTAGCAGAGAGAAAAAATGGCCCACAGAATTGGGCCTGTAAAGAAGAGGATGATGGAGTCATggagaagaaagaggaagagtAGAAAACAAGTACACATACATATGTTACAGCGTTGGAGAGCGCAGCAGACATGGTCACGAACAAGAAGAAAGCCTCCAGTAGAGTCACATAGAGGTTAGTTACAAATACTTTTCAAAGCACTTGTTATTTGTTTTATGCTTCATCAATATGTTTTCTTTGAGTCTTTTCTATGTATGTGGCATCTTAGACAAAGGGGATGACTTAATAGAGAAAGATCTTGTGACTTCCCAAATTAGGTTCCTCTCAGATTTGATATAAATGTATATCATAAGTTTCATCAAAAATCTTAGTGGTATAATACATCCCAAACATACAGGAAACATTCAAACAGTCATGAGCCACACTTGTATCACTTAGAAGGGCAACTCTTCTGCCACTGGAGTGTCAGACATATCATTCCATCTGTCTGACAAATGCCAAAAACATTCTCGCCATGTACGCACTACGCACTCCCCTTGAACTCTTATAACTAACAGGCTTGTTCTTGATATAAACATCACAAAGCAAACATAAAGCAGGAGCAGGAGCTGGCATGTGCACAGAGCATACAGTGCAGGGACCCATTCTGATGCAATGCATATGCATGGAATTTTTATAATGAAAACAATATTAAATTGCATTCAATGTTAAAAACACATTTGATCCAAAGAGATGACTCAGCTCATCCACTATTAATATAAAGGCAAGGGTAGTGACAGTCAAGTAATTCTAGCTGTGTGAGTGTCCAAGTCTAATCATGTGCAAGACTATTGTGCTAAAGCTCAGACACACCGGTAGGATTGTCAAATGTTTGCCTGCCGACAGTAtttagcacctctgaacagtgTTGGCAGTCAATCTCTCTTGTTTACACAGCCgaaccagaaggtggcagtagcATTTTTTGCCAATGCATATCCCGTGTGTAATACTTATGGTCTAGATTCCAAGCTACCTGCGCTAATGTTTCTATTTTTATAGAAAGCCCTTGTTGATGCTAGCCAGATGGCCAAAGCTAGAAAACTACCTAGCAAGATGATGAATAAACAATTAAATTCACTCTCCATAATCCCATACTGCCTGTGCCAGCCCATAGccaaatgtttagctagctaactaactttaGCATGTTCGCTAGCTAGCGCAACATAGCTCATGGAAACTAGCTAATCGACCGTGACTTAAATATAATGTCAATACTAGCTACTGGTTAGCTAGCTTGGAGGAagtatttagtgttgtgtgcTTAGCTAACTACCATCCCATAGCCTACATTGCTATGAAGTATGACTGGCTCATCCGTGGATGTACAGAGAAAAGGCCCTCTGTTTTAATTTTTGTTTGTTGGCTCCCGCATGTTGGAGTttgtgctctctgattggctcaaagcgAAGTTGTTGGCCACTGATTCTACAAGTAGAAGCGGTAGGTTCGTCACTACCATGTCGGCACGCAGTAGGTACCGcttttgttctagcaagagaaggAACAGCCTTCCACTGTGATAAGTGCCTATCAGCAGTGAGattctctgtgtgtttcatgCTTTAGAAGTTAGTGAGTTGAGGTAGGCACGCATGTGAGGGGGCTGGGCTCTATCAAGGATTTCTCAGGGAAGGGAGCGGGAGCATCGCTCTCCTCACTCTGGAAGGGTGAAACAGAGAAGGAAATGTATGTCAAATGtatgtcacaaacacatggtagCATGCTGCAGACagaacacaacaccacataaagctTGACATTGAGAAGCTGGTGTGCCATTTGACAGAGCAGCAGAGCACAGAGACAAGGATGTTCCCCAGACAGACTAATGGTGACTGATCAAGCAGTTGATGCCAGTGTCCTGTATTATAGATAAGGACATTCTTGGAACcccccagacagacaacaacccgTACAACCAAGGGGAACAACAGAGAAATAGTGGCGTATAAAGAACTGTCACTATAAGATGGAAATTATCCTCTGTTTAAGTTTCATAATTCAAATGAATTACAAATAGTTTTATGAGGGTGTTCCGTTTAGTACTGTCACATATTTAGGAACAAGTGATCATATGTAAAAACACATTAGTCAGTGCATACTAAGCTTATTGCCCCAAGCCTTTTCCCAGCCGTGCTGGGTTACCTTAAAGGTTTCAAAGAAGCCCCCTCCTCCTCCGGACCCGTTCTCCATCTTGTCCTCATCTCTTCCCAGACCCATCATGGCCTGGCTGTTGATGTGCAAGTCCTCATACAATGTCTCCAGTAAGGCTGACCGTGTACGCTCCTGATAACACAAACAGGTGACAGTTAATATGTAATGATAGGCTGGCAACACTGTCTACCAAGGATGCTGGCCTGTGTCCCTTAGTTGGCTCCTGAAAACAATGACAGAGATCCTTTGAATAACTCACCTTCAGTTTGGCAAATTTCTCAGCTTTATAGCAGGCATACTCAGCATTGATGAGCTTCGTGAAGAGGAACTCCTGGAATTCTGGACCCTGGGATAAAATAGAACTGGACTGAGTGACACaaaagaaggaggagagagaaaacactaGCTGACCGGTGTTTTAAGGAGTTGGGATTGTAGTTGTGCCAACTTACTTTTCTAAAGACAGCCGGGTCTGGCAGGGGTGGTCCAAAGAACGGTACATCATTTCTCGCCGTCACTGACACCTAACAGATGACAATCAAACTGGCCATGAATGATCAATGGTCACAGTATTGTATGTTTGGTATGATGTTGGTTGGCTAGTTTAGTGAAGATCAAGGAGTGCTTTAGCACCTtgtacagtacatcaccagtGCAGGCGTTCTCCACCTGCACCACTACGTAGGAATGGAGGAAGTTGGAGGCGATCATATCTGGTACGAACGGAGTGCTCTCCTCCTGGAACACTATGGCCACAATGTCATTCCCTATGTGCCTCTTCCTCTGCAACTGCAACACAGGACAGCACGTAAAGCAAAGCTGTATTGAACATTCATGTCACATGGAAATGCTTTCAAGAACAGTAATTCATTTGTCTGTCATGTATTGCCTGAGTAGGAGTAATACAAGTTTTTTATTAACTTTCAAACTACTGAATGTTGCAAATGACTTTCTCTACCACTCTGGGGAGTCccttgtctctccccctctccccctctctctccctgtttgttTTGGCAGATTTCTGTCTGTCCACAGATGAGCCAGGGTAAACCAACACCAGTTGGAGGGTTGCTGCTCCACCATATCAACCTGGACAACAGCTCTGATTGACTTAACTCTCAGGGAAACCAATCAGCTGCTCTCACTGCAGCTGTGGGCTCTGATTACACATTGTGTGTTCGTCCTGATAACTTATGGTGTGTGTTCGTCTAGATAGGCTTAAGACATTCTTCTGAtaaggtgtctgtctgtgtttgtgttgggACAGTTTCCCTGATGAGTGAAGACTGAGGAAGTTTACACTGTAAGACATTATACAGTAATGCTCCACTGAAGACTGCACTGAAAGAGAAAGATACTGTTTCTAAAGAGAACATACAATATACATAAGCTTTATGGATGCTTCCAGAATGTTCCCAATCATAACGGATCGTATGGATACCAATACTCATGTCATACCAATACACAACTTTCTACTCATTTAAAACATGATCCATAACAGAATAAACAGTGTGATGATGACAGTCTGCATCAGTAGGAAGAGATCAGAGGGGTTTGTAATAGTACCTGTTGTGTGTCCCCCTCAGCGTAAGGCAGCTTGGTGGACACATGAAACATGACCTCCTTGTTGCGGTAGTTGTGGTAGACGGACTCAGATCCTGTCTGCCCGTGGGTCACATCCAACCCACCACGAAACCTAGTCAGATAGATAGAGGGTTTCACTGAATGGTCCAATCTCCAACACACTGTTCAAGACACAATCAATTGGGGTTGTTGCTATTGAatgtacactacagttcaaaagtttggggtcatttagaaatgttcttgtttttgaaagaaaagcaatgtttttgtccattaaaataacaacaaattgatcaaaaatacagtgtagacattgttaatgttgtaaatgactattgtagctggaaacagctgatttttcaTTTttaagtttgagaaacagacgcctcacaagtcctcaactggaagcttcattaaatagtacaggcaactccgggatgctggccttctaggcagatttcctctgtccagtgtctgtgttcttttgcccatcttaatatttttgagactggtgttttgcgggtactatttaatgaagctgccagttgaggacctgtgaggcatctgtttctcaaactagacactctaatgtacttgtcctcctgctcagttgtgcaccggcgcctcccactcctctttctattctggttagagccagtttgcgctgttctgtgaagggagtagtacacagcgttgtacgagatcttcagtttcttgtcaagttctcacatggaatagccttcgttTCTCAGAACAAGGATAGGCTggtgagtttcagaagaaacttctttgtttctggccgttttgagcctgtaatcgaacccacaaatgctgatgctccaggaactcaactagtctaaagaaggcccgttttattgcttcttcaatcatcacaactgttttcagctgtgctaacataattgcaaaagggttttctaatgatcaattagccttttaaaatgataaacttggattagataacacaacgtgccattggaacacaggagtgatggttgctgataatgggcctctgtacgcctatgtagatattccattaaaaatctgccatttcaagCTAGAATAGTCATTTGCAACATTaagaatgtctacactgtatttctgatcaatttgatgttattttaccGGAACTTttattagcttttctttcaataacaaggacatttcttagtgaccccaaacttctgaacggtTGTGTACATTAGAACGTTGTGGTGAAGTTCTTACCCTTTGAAGTCATGCAGCTCGACCTTCTCCCCCAGAAACTCTAGGAATTCAACAAAGGCAGGACTCTCAACACTGTTCCCAAACAGCTCTTCTTCTGATGTCTGCAAACCAGGAGTTTATAGAGGCTAACAGCAGTCAGAAACAGAAAGCAATACCACTGACCAAAGCACTATGAGGATTATACAACTTATTGTATATGAAGCTCTCATGATAACATACTTAAGATTTATGCTATATTGTGAATAGAATagaactataataactataataataatGCGTGAACTATAATAATGAGTGAGGAACAATAACTCTTTGATCACATAAAACCTTtctttgtgtttgtctgtgtgtgtttgtgtgtgcgcgcgtgtgtgtgtatccagtCCTCAGTGTCTCTCCTGTATGTTAATGTCTCTCTGGGTgctgagaagaagaggagagggttcTTGAGGCCCATGGAGCCCCTGTGAGGTCGAGCCTCTGCTGACTGTGGCCCTTTCCTTTAGAGTTTAAAGATCAAGGATGTGGAGCTCCACCCCCTAGGCTCCATCAGAGGatacaatgactctctactgaGGCTATGCTGAGGCTTCTCCAGCTTCTCTGGCTCAGTGCCGTAAACAATAGGGTTGTTATTGTAATGAGAAGGAATATTGAAGAGAAACATATGGTTGGCTTAGGCTTAGAGAGACTATTAATGTGATGGGGAGGAGGATAAGCATATTGTGCATTTTCTTATGAGATTTGCAAGAGATGGTACTCGTGTTAATGCACTCAGGTCAGCTCTCATTCAGTACATTCACTTTTCCATTCTAGTCATTTATCTGATGCTCCAGATCGACAGATCTTAAGATGGtaaggtgggacaaccacatatcacagtcatagtaagtacatttttcctcattaAAGTAGCTATCAGCTGAGTCAGTGCTGGTAGGAAAAGTCAAGTGCTCATTCATTTATTCGTATTTTTTGTTGTTCAATGTGGGGGTCTGTGTGGGATTGAAGAGTTTGgcattatgatgatgatgatgatttgaTTCTCAATCGTTTTAACTGCTCTTAATGTATCTCCAAGGCTCACCTGTCCAAATTTCTGGTATATGACTCCGAACTTGAAGTTGTTGCTTATAATGTGTTCATCAAAATTGACAATGAGTCTTGAAGCCTGTTTAGAGATCACAATTTGAACGAATAGTCAGGAGTACAACATTTGTATTATCCAcgtaaaaaaacacatttctgtgGTTAAATATCTGAGAACACTTCAAAAGCTAATGCTTACTTTTGGGTAGAGGACAGGGTAAAAACGATCCACATTCACCTCTTCACAGACAAGCTAAGGGtcaaaaataaaaacatagaAATAACTGCGCTGAGATCAAATTAATGTAATCACGGTACAATTATGACACTTTTCAACATCTTTTCCACAAACAGTATGTGTTGATATTCATCCCCAACCATGATCTCACCTTGGCCATCTGCACCACGTTAGGGAACTCTGTGAGACAGGATATGGGGATAACATCATGGTATGTCTCCAGTTTGGTCCTGGTAGTTTAGACAAGCATAACAACATGTTCTCGTCATGATCATAGTTATGCTTCTTAGAAGCTGTCAGTCTGTCACATGGACTGG contains:
- the LOC110532468 gene encoding rap1 GTPase-activating protein 1 isoform X5 gives rise to the protein MPCSPFRIGRPKRFWKQNGGDHRISTTLDPPLFQPLLSPLPYTAPPFLKTTDLFEMIEKMQGNRMEEQRYTFPPPLKTEEDYIPYPSVHEVLGRKSGFPLILLPQFGGYWIEGNNHELGDSVEPDQIQPLSPTTHKLESNSTAKMYRKHFLGKEHLNYYSVDGTLGHLVLSMKYDEIGDQEDLRLMLRTKLETYHDVIPISCLTEFPNVVQMAKLVCEEVNVDRFYPVLYPKASRLIVNFDEHIISNNFKFGVIYQKFGQTSEEELFGNSVESPAFVEFLEFLGEKVELHDFKGFRGGLDVTHGQTGSESVYHNYRNKEVMFHVSTKLPYAEGDTQQLQRKRHIGNDIVAIVFQEESTPFVPDMIASNFLHSYVVVQVENACTGDVLYKVSVTARNDVPFFGPPLPDPAVFRKGPEFQEFLFTKLINAEYACYKAEKFAKLKERTRSALLETLYEDLHINSQAMMGLGRDEDKMENGSGGGGGFFETFKSLLVPGKSPSKHGRRGSAIGIGTVEESLIIPGKSPTRKKSGPFSARRSSAIGIENIQEVHQKISSHSGRECLPGTQKTPDSDHASQDPKSENSSNQSSPEVLITKNIFALCNNRAQSIPEGHDLSRSSSNDSSFASVVEENETEATEDYDTGMESLSSSGTPHKQDSLTYSTWLEDSMSSTSTTSRGSSPGPGQLDGGKGSEIRIKLDRPKDSRSSSHSHKTQSFWEVRRAQAFAVTKDDDEDEVDPG
- the LOC110532468 gene encoding rap1 GTPase-activating protein 1 isoform X7; translation: MAQRKRSFTFGAYGGVDKTFSRARSIWKQNGGDHRISTTLDPPLFQPLLSPLPYTAPPFLKTTDLFEMIEKMQGNRMEEQRYTFPPPLKTEEDYIPYPSVHEVLGRKSGFPLILLPQFGGYWIEGNNHELGDSVEPDQIQPLSPTTHKLESNSTAKMYRKHFLGKEHLNYYSVDGTLGHLVLSMKYDEIGDQEDLRLMLRTKLETYHDVIPISCLTEFPNVVQMAKLVCEEVNVDRFYPVLYPKASRLIVNFDEHIISNNFKFGVIYQKFGQTSEEELFGNSVESPAFVEFLEFLGEKVELHDFKGFRGGLDVTHGQTGSESVYHNYRNKEVMFHVSTKLPYAEGDTQQLQRKRHIGNDIVAIVFQEESTPFVPDMIASNFLHSYVVVQVENACTGDVLYKVSVTARNDVPFFGPPLPDPAVFRKGPEFQEFLFTKLINAEYACYKAEKFAKLKERTRSALLETLYEDLHINSQAMMGLGRDEDKMENGSGGGGGFFETFKSLIIPGKSPTRKKSGPFSARRSSAIGIENIQEVHQKISHSGRECLPGTQKTPDSDHASQDPKSENSSNQSSPEVLITKNIFALCNNRAQSIPEGHDLSRSSSNDSSFASVVEENETEATEDYDTGMESLSSSGTPHKQDSLTYSTWLEDSMSSTSTTSRGSSPGPGQLDGGKGSEIRIKLDRPKDSRSSSHSHKTQSFWEVRRAQAFAVTKDDDEDEVDPG
- the LOC110532468 gene encoding rap1 GTPase-activating protein 1 isoform X3, which produces MAQRKRSFTFGAYGGVDKTFSRARSIWKQNGGDHRISTTLDPPLFQPLLSPLPYTAPPFLKTTDLFEMIEKMQGNRMEEQRYTFPPPLKTEEDYIPYPSVHEVLGRKSGFPLILLPQFGGYWIEGNNHELGDSVEPDQIQPLSPTTHKLESNSTAKMYRKHFLGKEHLNYYSVDGTLGHLVLSMKYDEIGDQEDLRLMLRTKLETYHDVIPISCLTEFPNVVQMAKLVCEEVNVDRFYPVLYPKASRLIVNFDEHIISNNFKFGVIYQKFGQTSEEELFGNSVESPAFVEFLEFLGEKVELHDFKGFRGGLDVTHGQTGSESVYHNYRNKEVMFHVSTKLPYAEGDTQQLQRKRHIGNDIVAIVFQEESTPFVPDMIASNFLHSYVVVQVENACTGDVLYKVSVTARNDVPFFGPPLPDPAVFRKGPEFQEFLFTKLINAEYACYKAEKFAKLKERTRSALLETLYEDLHINSQAMMGLGRDEDKMENGSGGGGGFFETFKSLLVPGKSPSKHGRRGSAIGIGTVEESLIIPGKSPTRKKSGPFSARRSSAIGIENIQEVHQKISSHSGRECLPGTQKTPDSDHASQDPKSENSSNQSSPEVLITKNMAQSIPEGHDLSRSSSNDSSFASVVEENETEATEDYDTGMESLSSSGTPHKQDSLTYSTWLEDSMSSTSTTSRGSSPGPGQLDGGKGSEIRIKLDRPKDSRSSSHSHKTQSFWEVRRAQAFAVTKDDDEDEVDPG
- the LOC110532468 gene encoding rap1 GTPase-activating protein 1 isoform X8, producing the protein MSKSQIHLNAPLVTVGPWRRHSETTDLFEMIEKMQGNRMEEQRYTFPPPLKTEEDYIPYPSVHEVLGRKSGFPLILLPQFGGYWIEGNNHELGDSVEPDQIQPLSPTTHKLESNSTAKMYRKHFLGKEHLNYYSVDGTLGHLVLSMKYDEIGDQEDLRLMLRTKLETYHDVIPISCLTEFPNVVQMAKLVCEEVNVDRFYPVLYPKASRLIVNFDEHIISNNFKFGVIYQKFGQTSEEELFGNSVESPAFVEFLEFLGEKVELHDFKGFRGGLDVTHGQTGSESVYHNYRNKEVMFHVSTKLPYAEGDTQQLQRKRHIGNDIVAIVFQEESTPFVPDMIASNFLHSYVVVQVENACTGDVLYKVSVTARNDVPFFGPPLPDPAVFRKGPEFQEFLFTKLINAEYACYKAEKFAKLKERTRSALLETLYEDLHINSQAMMGLGRDEDKMENGSGGGGGFFETFKSLLVPGKSPSKHGRRGSAIGIGTVEESLIIPGKSPTRKKSGPFSARRSSAIGIENIQEVHQKISSHSGRECLPGTQKTPDSDHASQDPKSENSSNQSSPEVLITKNIFALCNNRAQSIPEGHDLSRSSSNDSSFASVVEENETEATEDYDTGMESLSSSGTPHKQDSLTYSTWLEDSMSSTSTTSRGSSPGPGQLDGGKGSEIRIKLDRPKDSRSSSHSHKTQSFWEVRRAQAFAVTKDDDEDEVDPG
- the LOC110532468 gene encoding rap1 GTPase-activating protein 1 isoform X2, which produces MAQRKRSFTFGAYGGVDKTFSRARSIWKQNGGDHRISTTLDPPLFQPLLSPLPYTAPPFLKTTDLFEMIEKMQGNRMEEQRYTFPPPLKTEEDYIPYPSVHEVLGRKSGFPLILLPQFGGYWIEGNNHELGDSVEPDQIQPLSPTTHKLESNSTAKMYRKHFLGKEHLNYYSVDGTLGHLVLSMKYDEIGDQEDLRLMLRTKLETYHDVIPISCLTEFPNVVQMAKLVCEEVNVDRFYPVLYPKASRLIVNFDEHIISNNFKFGVIYQKFGQTSEEELFGNSVESPAFVEFLEFLGEKVELHDFKGFRGGLDVTHGQTGSESVYHNYRNKEVMFHVSTKLPYAEGDTQQLQRKRHIGNDIVAIVFQEESTPFVPDMIASNFLHSYVVVQVENACTGDVLYKVSVTARNDVPFFGPPLPDPAVFRKGPEFQEFLFTKLINAEYACYKAEKFAKLKERTRSALLETLYEDLHINSQAMMGLGRDEDKMENGSGGGGGFFETFKSLLVPGKSPSKHGRRGSAIGIGTVEESLIIPGKSPTRKKSGPFSARRSSAIGIENIQEVHQKISHSGRECLPGTQKTPDSDHASQDPKSENSSNQSSPEVLITKNIFALCNNRAQSIPEGHDLSRSSSNDSSFASVVEENETEATEDYDTGMESLSSSGTPHKQDSLTYSTWLEDSMSSTSTTSRGSSPGPGQLDGGKGSEIRIKLDRPKDSRSSSHSHKTQSFWEVRRAQAFAVTKDDDEDEVDPG